The following is a genomic window from Pontibacillus halophilus JSM 076056 = DSM 19796.
AGGTTAGTGCTAATGGAAAAGCAACAGCAAGACTTTTTAATGGAATTGTTATCATCCCCTTCGCCTTCTAGTATGGAGATGGAGCTTCAGAAGAAATGGATGAACTACATAAAGCCTTATGCAGATGAAGTCCGTACAGACTACGCAGGGAATGTAATTGGTATTCTAAATCCTGATGCGAAATTCAAAGTGCTTCTTGCTGGTCATATAGACGAGATTGCACTTGTCGTGAACAGAATTGATGAGCAAGGTTTCCTTCACTTTGACAAGATGGGAGGCATCAACCCGAAAGCGGCTGTAGGGATGAAGGTGACGGTGCTTGGCGCTCATGGAACTGTTCCTGGTGTGATTGGGGTCAACGCCCAACATCACGGCGGATTGAAGGGTGATTTCGGTGTCGATGATTTATTTATCGATTGCGGAGCTAAGACGAAAGAAGAGATGGAGCAATTTGTGCAGATTGGGGACCTTGCTGTGTACGACCGTCAGCCCCAAATTCTGATGGAACGGTACTTGTCAGGACGTGGATTAGATAATCGTACAGGTGCCTTTATGGTAGCGGAAGTTCTTCGTCGCTTATCACAGAAAGATGTTTCTGTAGGCGTGTATGCGGCAAGTACAGTGAACGAAGAAACAAATATGGGTGGCGCCTATTTTGCGGCAGCAGGTGTGGAACCAACCATGGCGCTCGCTGTAGATGTAACGTTCGCTACAGATTATCCGGGGGTCAATCGCAACAAACATGGTGACGTTCGGTTAGATGGGGGTCCTGTATTGGCTAAAGGAGCTCCAATCAACATAAAAATCAATCGGTTGCTTGAACAATCAGCACAAGCACTCGGGCAGAAGGTTCAGTATGAGCTCACACCGAGAATGACGGGGACAGATGCCGACAAAATGCGTCTCACTGGTAAAGGGGTGCCCATTAGTCTCGTTTCATTGCCATTACGATACATGCACTCACCTGTTGAAACTGCGAGCCTAAGAGACATGGAGGAAGAGATTCAGCTCATGGTACACATGATTGAGAACCTATCAGGTGAGGAAAGCTTGAATCCGTTAGAAGACTAAACAGGTATTGCCAAAACTTTTTACTGTTCAAATCAATCATTCCTCGTTATAATGAATATCAATATAACGATTCCATCTTCGGGGCAGGGTGAAATTCCCGACCGACGGTGATGAACCCTTTGGTGTTCTAAGTCCGTGACCCGTTAAGGTTGGCAAGTATGGTTGCTTCCTTCCTTAACGGTGGACCTGGTGAGAATCCGGGACCGACAGTTACAGTCTGGATGGGAGAAGATGTCGAGCGACGTGAGGTATGTCTATACCTCTAGTTCCCTATGCTCTTTTCCCCTGAAGTTACGTATGTCTAACTTTAGGGTTTTTTTGTGCAACCAAAATTGAAAAGAACGGGTTCGAAGTGCGCTCACCTTCATCGAGATGTGAATCGAAACATGATGAAGGAGGAGATCGATGATGCTACCAAAACGAGGTCAATCATCTAATCTGCTAAAATTAATTACCATTGCGTTTATGTCAGCTATTTCCCTTGTGCTTATGTTTATTAACTTTCCACTACCGTTCTTACCGCAATATTTAAAGATCGACTTTAGTGAGGTTCCTGCTCTTGTGGCAGCACTTATTTTCTCACCACTTGCAGGGATTGCCGTAGAAGGAATTAAGAACTTACTTTTCTTAGCCTATACAGGAGATGTTATTGGTGTTATCGCCAACTTCTTCGCAGGCATGCTCTTCATCTTGCCAGTATCTATGATCTACCATAAGTTTAAGAGCACAAAGAGTATCGTTTCTGGTCTAGTGACAGGCACAATTATAATGGCAGTCGGCATGTCTGTATTGAATTATTTCTTCATCTTACCTGCTTATGCTTGGTTCTTGGGTATGGAAGAGATGAATTCCGCTCAGGTGAAATGGATTACTGTAACAGCAGGAATCTTGCCGTTTAACGCAATGAAAGGAATCATCCTTGGTGCTTTATTTGTTCCATTCTATCTAAAGCTCCAATCTTGGTTGAATCATAAACAAACGTATGCGAAAGCTTCTTAAAATGGAAGTCAAATTATAAAAGTAGCGGTTGTCCAGATGTGGACAACCGCTTTTTCGTGTGCGATGGATTAAGATTGCTTTTCCTCTTGTTCTTCTTCAATCGTGAGGCGAGCTGTTGGCATAGCTTCTAATCGTTCAAAGGGAATGGGCTCCCCTGATTTCTCTGAAACGCCGTACGTTCCATTTGAAAGTCTGTCGAGCGCTGCATCAATTTCGTCGAGGCGGTCTTGTGCGTGGTTCGTCAGCGCAGCGTTCTTGTCTTGTTCAAATTCTTCTGTTCCTGTGTCACCAGGATGGTTATCGTAATCGGCTAGTTCGCCTACAGTTGTTTCGTGTACGCCTGTATCCTCGCTATACCCATTGTGATTATCAAGTTCTTTTAACGCTTCTGTACGTAAGGATTCCAATTGGTCTTTAAGTTGCTGTTGTTGTTGCTCGGTTAACATGTCTAACACTCCTTTAAGACTTCTTCGGTACGACTCCAATCGTACAACGGGAAATGGAAATAAGTGCTTCTTCTTCGTCGGCAATGTGAATTTCAAAAACCATACTAGAGCTGCCGATGTGAACAGGTTTGGCAATGGCTCTCACTTTTCCGTCTCGCTTACTTTTCACATGATTGGCGTTAATCTCCATACCGAAGACGTTAAATTTCGTAGGGTCTACGTTAAGGTAAGCACCAATACTTGCGGCCGTTTCAGCCAAGGCAACACTGGCGCCACCGTGTAAGAATCCCATCGGTTGATGGGTACGTTCATCCACCGGCATCGATAGGATGACTTCTTCTTTCGTTAACTTCTCTTGTTCCATTCCAAGGGTGGCCATAAGTGTATGTTCGACGTTCATGGTACATCCATCCTTTCTTTGTTATATCCGATATAGGATTTCATCAAACGCTTGTATAGGTTAGTTCTAAAGATTGGCAGCAAGTTCCTTTCTAAATAGTAAATTTTCCTCTCAACGAAAGGATTTTGTCTATAGGGGTTTGATGAATGGCCTTGTAAAAGGAATTCACTCAAAAAGTCCCTTCATAGCGCAATGAAGGGACTTAGGTTAAATCGTAAAGGGTATGAGATATTGTAGCAATAAACTAATGCCGAGTAGGAACCCGTAAAAGGTATTTGTCTGTGCTGTGTATTTCATAGCTGGCAGCATTTGAAGTGGATTATTGTGCTGTGTTGAAAATACATGTACAGCATCTCGTGCTTTTTTCATACTCAGTACGACAATAAGTGACCATATTGGTAAGATACCCAATAAGATATAAAGGCCGGTTAGTAAATAAGCGAGACCAAAGAGGAAACCTAGAAAGAGGACCGCTCCTTTGTGACCAAATAGGATAGCGAGTGTTTTACGTCCATTTTCTGCGTCGCCAACTCGGTCACGAATGTTGTTAGCAAGTAGGATGGCTCCAATGAAGATTCCTACTGGAATGGAGATCCACCACACGTCCTCATGAACGAATCCGGCTTGAATGAAATAACTAATTCCAATAATGACCGGTCCCATAAAGAATCCAGATACAAGTTCTCCAAGCGGAGTGTAAGCAATTGGGAGTGGGCCACCTGTATACAAATAACCAACGCCCATT
Proteins encoded in this region:
- a CDS encoding M20/M25/M40 family metallo-hydrolase, with the translated sequence MEKQQQDFLMELLSSPSPSSMEMELQKKWMNYIKPYADEVRTDYAGNVIGILNPDAKFKVLLAGHIDEIALVVNRIDEQGFLHFDKMGGINPKAAVGMKVTVLGAHGTVPGVIGVNAQHHGGLKGDFGVDDLFIDCGAKTKEEMEQFVQIGDLAVYDRQPQILMERYLSGRGLDNRTGAFMVAEVLRRLSQKDVSVGVYAASTVNEETNMGGAYFAAAGVEPTMALAVDVTFATDYPGVNRNKHGDVRLDGGPVLAKGAPINIKINRLLEQSAQALGQKVQYELTPRMTGTDADKMRLTGKGVPISLVSLPLRYMHSPVETASLRDMEEEIQLMVHMIENLSGEESLNPLED
- a CDS encoding ECF transporter S component codes for the protein MMLPKRGQSSNLLKLITIAFMSAISLVLMFINFPLPFLPQYLKIDFSEVPALVAALIFSPLAGIAVEGIKNLLFLAYTGDVIGVIANFFAGMLFILPVSMIYHKFKSTKSIVSGLVTGTIIMAVGMSVLNYFFILPAYAWFLGMEEMNSAQVKWITVTAGILPFNAMKGIILGALFVPFYLKLQSWLNHKQTYAKAS
- a CDS encoding TraR/DksA C4-type zinc finger protein; translated protein: MLTEQQQQQLKDQLESLRTEALKELDNHNGYSEDTGVHETTVGELADYDNHPGDTGTEEFEQDKNAALTNHAQDRLDEIDAALDRLSNGTYGVSEKSGEPIPFERLEAMPTARLTIEEEQEEKQS
- a CDS encoding hotdog fold thioesterase, giving the protein MNVEHTLMATLGMEQEKLTKEEVILSMPVDERTHQPMGFLHGGASVALAETAASIGAYLNVDPTKFNVFGMEINANHVKSKRDGKVRAIAKPVHIGSSSMVFEIHIADEEEALISISRCTIGVVPKKS
- a CDS encoding 1,4-dihydroxy-2-naphthoate polyprenyltransferase; this encodes MQKMNKKELQTALNERNGWQVWWRLLRPHTLTASFIPVFVGTMIAAIDGSFHVGLFVAMLLASILIQAATNMFNEYYDYVRGLDNEQSIGIGGAIVRDGIPPKKVLGLAIAFFLVSMLLGVYISASTSWWIALIGLISMGVGYLYTGGPLPIAYTPLGELVSGFFMGPVIIGISYFIQAGFVHEDVWWISIPVGIFIGAILLANNIRDRVGDAENGRKTLAILFGHKGAVLFLGFLFGLAYLLTGLYILLGILPIWSLIVVLSMKKARDAVHVFSTQHNNPLQMLPAMKYTAQTNTFYGFLLGISLLLQYLIPFTI